One Nesterenkonia sandarakina genomic region harbors:
- a CDS encoding TIR domain-containing protein: MPRSTFFSFHPEHEPFRSTIVCESPQLEERHKAWIRSSRWNRVSPADDSTTAHLLLKSLKHTAVTAVLIGPDTTNHRWVQHLIEISRKRGNGLFGIYLHNIKNEEGQIAPKGENPLPPGCPTYDWVFDHGPSNLAAWVDAAYYAP; encoded by the coding sequence ATGCCGCGGAGCACCTTCTTTAGCTTCCACCCCGAGCATGAGCCCTTTAGGTCGACCATCGTGTGCGAGAGCCCCCAACTGGAGGAACGCCATAAGGCTTGGATCCGATCCTCGCGGTGGAACCGGGTCAGTCCGGCAGATGACTCCACCACGGCTCATCTGCTGCTGAAGAGCCTGAAGCACACCGCTGTCACGGCGGTGTTGATCGGCCCGGACACCACGAACCATCGATGGGTCCAACACTTGATCGAGATAAGCCGTAAGCGGGGGAACGGGCTGTTCGGCATCTACCTGCATAACATCAAGAACGAGGAAGGACAGATAGCACCCAAAGGAGAGAACCCGTTACCACCGGGGTGCCCCACCTACGACTGGGTCTTTGACCACGGTCCGAGCAACCTCGCGGCATGGGTCGACGCGGCCTACTATGCACCCTGA
- a CDS encoding polysaccharide deacetylase family protein, producing the protein MASREEIIANYQNVAPGEFGPDIPGIKVALPPGSTVAAITLDACGGPNGSGLDRQILDTLRYFQIPATLFINQRWAQEHPETMGELVDDTLFDIENHGTKHLPLSVDGQAVYGIEGTRSVGEVYDEIMGNQEYLRSEYGVQCQFFRPGTAFLDETSAQICLDLGLTPAGFSLNLDNGATLPAESVEERVTHFAGGDIGLGHFNIPSSGTGTGLARALPQLMERDIEFATLRQATR; encoded by the coding sequence GTGGCGTCGCGGGAGGAGATCATCGCGAATTACCAGAACGTCGCACCCGGAGAGTTCGGACCAGACATCCCTGGAATCAAGGTTGCACTCCCTCCGGGCAGCACGGTCGCTGCGATCACTCTTGATGCCTGTGGTGGCCCCAACGGTTCAGGACTTGATCGGCAGATCCTGGACACCCTGCGGTATTTCCAGATCCCGGCGACGCTGTTCATCAACCAACGGTGGGCCCAAGAGCACCCCGAAACGATGGGGGAACTTGTCGACGATACGTTGTTCGATATCGAGAATCACGGCACAAAACATCTGCCCCTGTCGGTGGATGGTCAGGCCGTCTACGGGATCGAGGGAACCCGTTCCGTTGGGGAGGTCTATGACGAGATCATGGGCAACCAGGAGTACCTACGATCTGAGTATGGCGTCCAATGCCAGTTCTTCCGGCCCGGCACCGCGTTTCTTGATGAGACCTCGGCGCAAATTTGTCTTGACCTGGGTCTGACACCTGCGGGGTTCAGCCTCAACCTCGATAATGGGGCGACTCTTCCTGCGGAGAGCGTGGAGGAACGGGTGACTCATTTTGCCGGTGGGGATATCGGGCTGGGTCACTTCAATATCCCCTCGTCCGGGACTGGCACAGGCCTGGCAAGAGCACTCCCGCAGCTCATGGAACGAGACATTGAGTTCGCCACTCTCCGGCAGGCAACGCGGTGA
- a CDS encoding helix-turn-helix domain-containing protein codes for MDNRASEFASALAAQLRAERAARQMTMKDVAVASGLADSTVHRYLNGKRDIPVSHLFSIASVLQVDVECLISRTMERLQDLQWGDLKGDR; via the coding sequence ATGGATAATCGAGCATCAGAATTTGCGTCCGCTCTAGCGGCGCAACTCCGCGCCGAACGAGCCGCTCGTCAGATGACGATGAAGGACGTCGCAGTCGCTTCTGGACTGGCGGACTCCACCGTCCACCGGTATCTCAACGGGAAACGTGACATACCGGTCTCCCACCTGTTCTCCATCGCCTCAGTGCTTCAAGTGGATGTCGAGTGTCTAATCTCCAGAACGATGGAGAGACTTCAAGACCTCCAGTGGGGTGACCTCAAGGGCGATCGCTAA
- a CDS encoding peptidoglycan recognition protein family protein, which yields MVNIISREEWGATQVDGNGSRQPSNLVRVLHHSAGPTPSTGNSLSADIAVVQNLEVIGQNRFERGISYTFIVTPAGRVFEGHSIGRVGTHTLGQNSTGAGICIPGDYTSQDISTAAENALIELLQEGVDRGWWTSSSISGGHRDYVAGECPGDILYSRIDEINARAQGGSPDPGDPDDDNGGGVTPGPFTGFIRATADGDLRVGPSSSSSFVRTVLEGQIMLAAEGEAEWWTRVGDYWFPNRRVQSSGGVVARGLLHGQWPDRDMRVVGEIGTEADFAWRELLAQVGFNTGNAYLDRHAWLGSRGYSGAHTQRLQQFLRDRIDPNDGLPFYRNAAGTGPGEVDNSRGPRTNQGEIRFLNWQREFFDNVEYYSHYSS from the coding sequence ATGGTTAACATTATTAGTCGTGAAGAGTGGGGCGCTACCCAGGTCGATGGGAATGGAAGTCGACAGCCTTCGAACCTCGTCAGGGTTCTCCACCACTCGGCTGGGCCGACCCCTTCAACGGGAAACAGCCTGTCTGCCGACATCGCCGTCGTCCAGAACCTTGAGGTTATTGGGCAAAACCGGTTCGAGCGTGGGATTTCATATACCTTCATTGTGACCCCCGCTGGACGAGTCTTCGAAGGTCACTCGATTGGTCGGGTCGGCACTCACACACTGGGCCAGAACTCTACCGGCGCCGGTATCTGCATTCCCGGCGATTACACCTCGCAGGACATCTCGACCGCCGCTGAAAATGCGCTGATCGAACTGCTCCAGGAGGGTGTGGACAGAGGCTGGTGGACTAGCTCATCCATCAGTGGTGGACATCGGGACTACGTCGCAGGGGAATGCCCAGGAGACATCCTGTACTCCCGGATCGATGAGATCAATGCTCGCGCGCAGGGGGGATCACCCGACCCCGGCGACCCGGATGATGACAACGGTGGTGGCGTCACCCCGGGGCCGTTCACCGGTTTTATCCGTGCCACCGCCGATGGTGATCTCCGTGTAGGACCCTCTTCCAGCAGCAGCTTCGTACGGACTGTCCTTGAGGGCCAGATCATGCTTGCCGCAGAAGGAGAGGCAGAGTGGTGGACTCGAGTCGGCGATTATTGGTTCCCCAACCGCCGGGTGCAGTCCAGCGGTGGCGTGGTTGCTCGCGGACTTCTGCACGGACAGTGGCCAGACCGAGACATGCGTGTCGTCGGAGAGATCGGCACCGAAGCTGACTTCGCTTGGCGGGAACTACTCGCGCAGGTGGGCTTCAACACGGGCAACGCATACCTGGACCGCCACGCCTGGCTGGGTTCACGAGGGTACTCCGGAGCGCACACACAGCGCCTCCAGCAGTTCCTCCGGGATCGGATCGATCCCAACGACGGCCTGCCCTTCTACCGAAACGCAGCGGGTACAGGTCCTGGTGAAGTGGACAACTCCAGGGGTCCGCGCACAAATCAGGGAGAGATCCGTTTCCTGAACTGGCAGCGAGAGTTCTTCGACAACGTTGAATACTACTCACACTATTCTTCGTAA
- a CDS encoding DUF805 domain-containing protein — MMSTVVSHNAAAFFALRAAPEGLRTAGGYASRSEYWWVALAQFVLYLVLAGIYAAVFTSLLDGSPNLETYNTGMSAGFEAEGGAAVALMAISLVNLGVALALLIPTLSVTWRRLHDAGFPGPFYFLALIPVIGPILLLVFLAFPTRQERHKTIWTDPIND, encoded by the coding sequence ATGATGTCGACTGTGGTCTCCCACAACGCAGCGGCGTTCTTCGCGTTACGAGCGGCACCGGAGGGCTTGCGTACTGCCGGAGGGTATGCCTCACGCAGTGAGTACTGGTGGGTTGCCCTTGCACAGTTCGTCCTCTATCTCGTCCTTGCCGGGATCTACGCAGCAGTCTTCACAAGCCTCCTCGATGGTTCTCCGAATCTTGAGACCTACAACACCGGGATGAGTGCGGGATTTGAAGCTGAGGGTGGCGCAGCCGTGGCCCTGATGGCGATCAGCCTGGTCAACCTCGGCGTAGCTCTTGCGCTTCTGATCCCCACCTTGTCAGTGACATGGCGTCGCCTCCATGACGCGGGGTTCCCCGGCCCTTTCTACTTCTTGGCCCTCATCCCTGTCATCGGTCCTATTCTGCTGCTGGTCTTTTTGGCGTTCCCCACCCGCCAAGAACGACACAAAACCATCTGGACAGACCCGATCAACGACTAG
- a CDS encoding YdcF family protein, with amino-acid sequence MTLSWVWGIALLLGVVAAGWGLGKYVRDGRRLGAFILGMAAALIALVAGGFLALELGHSGVLLGTGVTVLVILVAGNVLGYPVLTVFLLWSGVTVLRRESRSLGNALALLGGVALVVLPTTLRLLEPDGIVRDDVGYLIRYGLHLAVTLLVGYFGFCFAVFLVASLLYRWRPVRLTPEAVIVLGAGLIDGRVPPLLAGRLDKGLEAQRRYEAPLLVTSGGQGPDEPVPEGQAMRDYLIGQGTEPDQVIPETASRNTAENLEFSRALVSDPQSPVLVVTSSYHAFRAALLTRQLGMRAHVIGAKTAWYFLPSAVIREFIGILRDQLRFHIAAVVLIGALSVAAVAFLSAVVAPQ; translated from the coding sequence ATGACGCTGTCCTGGGTGTGGGGGATTGCGCTGCTGTTGGGTGTCGTAGCAGCAGGCTGGGGGTTGGGGAAGTACGTCCGGGACGGCCGCCGGCTCGGGGCGTTCATCCTGGGAATGGCCGCAGCGCTGATCGCTTTGGTCGCTGGTGGATTCCTCGCGCTGGAGCTTGGACACTCGGGGGTGCTCCTGGGCACTGGCGTCACCGTGCTGGTGATCCTGGTGGCAGGCAACGTCCTGGGTTACCCGGTCTTGACTGTGTTTCTCCTGTGGAGCGGGGTGACCGTGCTTCGGCGGGAGAGCCGCTCTCTCGGTAACGCTCTGGCTCTGCTCGGGGGCGTAGCCTTGGTGGTTCTTCCGACGACTTTGCGGCTGCTTGAACCCGACGGGATCGTCCGCGACGATGTGGGCTACTTGATCCGCTATGGACTGCACCTGGCCGTCACGCTGCTGGTGGGGTACTTCGGATTCTGCTTCGCGGTCTTTCTGGTGGCTTCTCTGCTGTACCGATGGAGACCGGTCCGACTCACCCCGGAGGCGGTCATCGTGCTTGGGGCAGGTCTGATCGACGGTCGGGTCCCGCCATTGCTGGCAGGCAGATTGGACAAGGGCTTAGAGGCACAGCGCCGATACGAGGCGCCGCTGCTGGTCACCAGTGGTGGACAGGGCCCGGACGAACCAGTGCCTGAAGGTCAGGCGATGCGTGATTACCTGATCGGCCAGGGCACTGAACCGGACCAGGTCATCCCAGAGACGGCGTCAAGAAATACAGCAGAGAACCTCGAGTTCTCCCGCGCGCTGGTATCGGACCCACAGTCTCCCGTGTTGGTGGTCACCAGCAGCTATCACGCATTTCGAGCTGCTCTCCTGACCCGACAGCTGGGCATGCGGGCACACGTCATCGGGGCGAAAACGGCATGGTACTTCTTGCCCAGTGCCGTGATCCGAGAGTTTATCGGGATCCTGCGTGACCAGCTGCGATTCCACATTGCTGCGGTGGTTCTCATAGGGGCTCTCAGTGTCGCTGCCGTCGCGTTCCTCTCGGCCGTAGTGGCGCCACAGTAA
- a CDS encoding ABC transporter permease subunit, with protein sequence MNPTHTNTAAARTFSVDTTSPGVSLTGAIRSEIVKLNALRTCWWLSVITIGLGGFMAGVVAFSVQHLMADNPGSAGDAMEVATQGQAGSYFAMFLLGSLGVIAISTECSTGAIRSSVTVVPRRSLLLSAKAVALVMWAAVVAAILVVASHLLTSFIAESLSPGDIFDAEIAAMYAATWATVTLTALLGFGLGVLLRSAAGGIVVLAIILFVMQIVTVILYDITGGAAWVETLLQVEYTNLVNTLVNPGTGQGGLIAALEPWQAGIGLLIWVGVPLTLGALRFTRSDA encoded by the coding sequence GTGAACCCCACACATACCAACACTGCAGCTGCGCGGACTTTCTCCGTAGACACCACATCCCCCGGGGTAAGCCTGACTGGGGCCATCCGATCAGAGATCGTCAAGCTCAACGCGCTGCGCACCTGCTGGTGGCTCTCGGTCATCACCATCGGCCTGGGCGGTTTCATGGCCGGTGTGGTGGCGTTCTCCGTCCAGCACCTTATGGCCGATAATCCCGGCAGCGCTGGCGACGCCATGGAGGTAGCGACCCAGGGCCAAGCCGGCAGCTACTTCGCCATGTTCTTACTGGGCTCTCTTGGTGTGATCGCAATCTCCACGGAGTGCTCCACCGGGGCTATCCGATCAAGTGTGACCGTAGTGCCGCGGCGATCACTGTTGCTCAGTGCTAAGGCTGTGGCTCTTGTGATGTGGGCGGCTGTAGTGGCGGCCATTCTAGTCGTAGCGAGTCACCTGCTGACCAGCTTTATCGCTGAGTCATTGAGCCCGGGGGACATCTTCGATGCTGAGATCGCTGCGATGTACGCCGCGACCTGGGCCACGGTGACGCTGACCGCGCTGCTGGGCTTCGGCTTAGGAGTGCTGCTGCGCAGCGCGGCCGGAGGCATCGTCGTACTGGCAATCATTCTGTTCGTGATGCAGATCGTGACGGTGATCCTCTATGACATCACCGGTGGCGCCGCCTGGGTAGAGACCCTGCTGCAGGTCGAGTACACGAACCTGGTGAACACTCTTGTCAACCCAGGGACTGGTCAGGGTGGCCTCATCGCAGCCTTAGAGCCTTGGCAGGCAGGTATCGGCCTACTGATCTGGGTGGGCGTCCCACTCACACTGGGAGCGCTGCGCTTCACGCGCAGTGACGCCTAA
- a CDS encoding ABC transporter ATP-binding protein encodes MITAENLHKRYGAKTAVDGISFQLQPGKVTGFLGPNGSGKSTTMRMGVGLDRPTSGSITIDGKPYAQHKAPMRTVGAVLDAGATHPGRTGKAHLKALAATHKISNKRVQEVIDLTGLGEAAGKRIKGYSLGMNQRLGIAAALLGDPAVLIFDEPVNGLDPEGVRWVRRLARDMAAEGRTVFFSSHLMSEMSQTADHLIVLGRGRLIADAPIHELLDAEDQQVLVRTEQAADLANALSADGVTITHLDAETLKVGGLDPRIIGRRALDTQVVLHELAPQETSLEDQYMKLTGDHVEYRSGGTTQEATQQEATQQEVTQ; translated from the coding sequence TTGATCACCGCTGAGAACCTCCATAAGAGGTACGGAGCAAAGACCGCAGTCGATGGCATCAGTTTCCAACTGCAGCCGGGGAAGGTCACAGGCTTCCTCGGTCCGAATGGTTCCGGGAAGTCCACCACGATGCGCATGGGGGTGGGCCTGGACAGGCCGACCTCTGGATCCATCACGATCGATGGAAAACCCTACGCCCAGCACAAAGCGCCGATGCGCACCGTGGGCGCCGTCCTCGACGCCGGGGCCACCCACCCGGGGCGCACCGGCAAGGCGCACCTGAAAGCCCTCGCTGCAACCCACAAGATCAGCAACAAACGGGTCCAAGAGGTCATCGACCTCACCGGCCTGGGCGAGGCAGCCGGCAAACGCATCAAGGGCTACTCCCTGGGTATGAACCAGCGGCTGGGGATCGCCGCGGCGCTCTTGGGAGACCCTGCGGTGTTGATCTTCGATGAACCTGTCAATGGGCTTGACCCCGAAGGTGTGCGCTGGGTGCGCCGCCTGGCCCGAGATATGGCTGCTGAAGGCCGTACGGTCTTCTTCTCCTCGCATCTGATGAGCGAAATGTCTCAGACAGCAGATCACCTGATCGTCCTGGGTCGCGGACGTCTCATCGCCGACGCTCCTATCCATGAGCTCCTCGACGCAGAAGATCAGCAGGTCTTGGTGCGCACAGAGCAGGCCGCTGATCTGGCCAATGCCCTGAGCGCTGACGGTGTGACCATCACCCACCTGGATGCAGAGACCCTGAAGGTCGGTGGGCTGGACCCCCGCATCATCGGACGCCGCGCACTAGATACCCAGGTCGTGCTCCACGAGCTAGCCCCGCAGGAGACCAGCCTCGAGGACCAATACATGAAACTCACCGGCGACCACGTTGAATACCGCTCCGGCGGCACCACCCAGGAGGCCACCCAGCAGGAAGCCACCCAGCAGGAGGTCACACAGTGA
- a CDS encoding HAAS signaling domain-containing protein, translating to MNDAERLIADYRERLTQATSDLPAGHRAELLSDIDTHLSEAVSQAPDEASVLQMLDDLGTPESIADAAREEAGVLPRGRTDGSLFYDVLSVLVLSLGGFVVPVVGWIAGVIMIWNGPRWTMTDRWAGTLAWPAAIAPPFAFLFATHAIPQFSPAPAWILLTGLFSIVLLVVPMVHLLRVAARRRSPDDRHPVKP from the coding sequence ATGAACGACGCTGAGCGGCTCATTGCCGACTACCGCGAACGGTTAACACAGGCCACCTCCGACTTACCTGCGGGACATCGCGCCGAGCTGTTGAGTGATATTGACACTCACCTCTCTGAGGCCGTCTCGCAGGCACCCGATGAAGCCAGTGTGCTTCAGATGCTCGATGATCTGGGAACCCCAGAGTCGATTGCGGACGCTGCGCGGGAAGAAGCTGGTGTCCTACCCAGGGGACGGACCGATGGCAGCCTCTTCTACGACGTGCTCTCTGTGCTGGTTCTATCACTAGGCGGGTTCGTCGTACCGGTGGTGGGCTGGATTGCCGGAGTGATCATGATCTGGAATGGCCCCCGATGGACCATGACCGATCGCTGGGCCGGCACACTCGCATGGCCAGCAGCGATCGCCCCACCGTTTGCATTCCTGTTTGCGACCCACGCGATCCCGCAGTTCTCGCCGGCACCGGCCTGGATCTTACTGACGGGCCTGTTCTCCATCGTTCTACTTGTGGTGCCGATGGTTCACCTGCTGCGCGTCGCGGCTCGACGACGCTCACCAGATGACCGTCACCCCGTGAAACCTTGA
- a CDS encoding PadR family transcriptional regulator — protein MSELRRGTVVFCVLALLDERERYAVELVSDLADTEALAASQGTIYPLLSRLRDDGLVATTWQESPAGPPRRYYRLTDQGQRSLETFREEWVHFREAVDQLLQKGQA, from the coding sequence ATGTCAGAGCTGCGGCGCGGCACCGTCGTCTTCTGCGTGCTGGCCCTGCTAGATGAGCGGGAACGATACGCCGTCGAGTTGGTCAGCGATCTCGCTGACACCGAAGCTCTCGCTGCGAGCCAGGGCACCATCTACCCATTGCTCTCACGGCTACGTGACGACGGCTTAGTGGCCACCACCTGGCAGGAATCACCCGCGGGCCCCCCGCGCCGGTACTACCGGTTGACCGACCAGGGGCAACGATCTCTGGAGACGTTCCGTGAGGAATGGGTCCACTTCCGGGAGGCCGTGGATCAGCTGCTCCAGAAAGGCCAAGCGTGA
- a CDS encoding GNAT family N-acetyltransferase produces MLIRSATPDDVESARRISVASGRERWEPNVFVPMPDRLVLVAELEGELVGVAKTHSHREPDSGSPAGHYLGGVMVTPTHRRRGVAAALTQTRLNWIWSLSDHAYYFTNEHNTASIQLHATFGFSSLGRFPAIHGATADNGASRLILFAARKEQPVPVADSTAH; encoded by the coding sequence GTGCTGATCAGGTCGGCAACACCAGACGACGTCGAGAGCGCGCGGCGCATCAGTGTGGCCAGCGGCCGCGAACGCTGGGAACCGAACGTGTTCGTCCCAATGCCTGATCGATTGGTCCTCGTCGCGGAACTAGAAGGTGAACTCGTGGGCGTCGCCAAGACCCACTCCCATAGAGAGCCCGACAGCGGCTCTCCAGCCGGTCACTACCTCGGAGGCGTCATGGTCACCCCAACCCACCGCCGCCGAGGCGTCGCGGCAGCACTGACCCAAACACGACTGAACTGGATCTGGTCCCTCAGCGACCACGCCTACTACTTCACGAACGAACACAACACGGCTTCGATTCAATTGCACGCGACGTTTGGCTTCAGCTCACTCGGTCGATTCCCGGCTATCCACGGTGCAACTGCTGACAACGGGGCTTCAAGACTGATTCTCTTTGCAGCACGGAAGGAGCAGCCGGTGCCCGTTGCTGATTCCACGGCACACTAG
- a CDS encoding DUF6176 family protein, protein MRIELTRFRVQAGKKQQVDEWMDFLRSNMEAVQETLEPEQMYVETIFSETIEGVDYLYWYSVQGEDGIELHESSHWLDAKHTEFWESCIDSAFAPVDLTEQLTMMPTRVLDSMRPLT, encoded by the coding sequence ATGCGTATTGAACTCACTCGATTCCGCGTCCAAGCAGGAAAAAAGCAACAAGTAGACGAATGGATGGACTTCCTCCGATCCAACATGGAGGCAGTGCAGGAAACTCTCGAACCTGAGCAAATGTACGTGGAAACAATCTTCTCGGAGACCATCGAGGGCGTGGACTACCTCTACTGGTACAGCGTCCAGGGTGAGGACGGTATCGAGCTTCACGAGTCCTCACACTGGCTCGATGCGAAGCACACCGAATTTTGGGAGTCCTGCATCGATTCCGCCTTTGCTCCGGTCGACCTCACCGAACAGCTCACCATGATGCCTACCCGGGTTCTCGACTCCATGCGTCCGTTGACATAG
- a CDS encoding methyltransferase domain-containing protein: MEVSSNYTSYAAKMRRLVTSGVNLEADARFIDMLVQPQARLLDIGCGVGTAVNALRHRNHPAYGIDPSQPVLDVATDLFNPSWYHQLDAKEVSRQTLTELGLPAKYEGLLMAGNVPAFLTADELHAIFMTAAQLLVPAGHLVTGTSTESRGGPRDQDKAAHDSGLTLYQRFSNWHLRPFQGDPWCVSVYLAPGTPAVHEGPDGIFILPSA, translated from the coding sequence ATGGAAGTTTCTTCGAACTACACCTCTTACGCCGCCAAGATGCGCAGACTTGTCACCTCAGGGGTGAATCTGGAAGCCGATGCCCGTTTCATCGACATGCTCGTCCAGCCTCAGGCTCGACTCCTGGACATTGGGTGTGGGGTCGGAACCGCCGTCAACGCTCTGAGGCACCGCAACCATCCGGCCTACGGCATCGATCCCTCCCAACCAGTCCTCGACGTCGCAACGGATCTATTCAACCCAAGTTGGTATCACCAGCTCGATGCCAAGGAAGTATCGAGACAGACACTCACAGAACTGGGGCTTCCAGCGAAGTACGAGGGACTTCTCATGGCTGGAAATGTCCCGGCATTCCTGACGGCAGATGAGCTCCACGCGATATTCATGACCGCGGCGCAGCTGCTGGTCCCGGCAGGACACTTGGTTACTGGCACATCAACTGAATCGCGGGGCGGTCCCAGAGATCAAGACAAGGCGGCACATGACTCTGGGCTCACCCTGTATCAGCGGTTCTCCAACTGGCACCTAAGGCCGTTTCAAGGGGATCCATGGTGTGTAAGTGTCTACTTAGCGCCTGGCACACCAGCAGTCCATGAGGGACCCGACGGGATTTTCATCCTGCCCAGTGCCTAG
- a CDS encoding RNA polymerase sigma factor produces MTHSRESPVETALRANSIDLLHYFERRTDRDAAADLMAETMLTAWQREKDHPEGTESSRMWLFGIARNVLKNSERGARRRHRLASKLRKLLHPDEASHSADDGVEVRDAIEQLDPALAELVRLIHWEGFSINDAGQILGLPSSTARGSYQRAKQQLREALEPGNSEAQHCPATLPHVDLNTFTGNERVTGID; encoded by the coding sequence ATGACCCATTCACGAGAATCCCCAGTAGAGACCGCGCTGCGAGCCAACTCCATCGACCTGTTGCACTACTTCGAGCGCCGCACCGACCGAGACGCGGCAGCAGATCTGATGGCCGAGACCATGCTCACCGCGTGGCAACGCGAGAAGGACCACCCCGAAGGTACTGAATCTTCCCGGATGTGGCTCTTCGGCATCGCCCGGAACGTCTTGAAGAACTCCGAACGAGGAGCTCGTCGTCGCCACCGGTTGGCCAGCAAACTCAGAAAGCTGTTGCACCCGGATGAGGCATCACACTCGGCCGATGACGGTGTCGAAGTCCGCGACGCCATCGAACAACTCGACCCCGCTCTGGCTGAACTGGTGAGACTTATCCACTGGGAAGGCTTCAGCATCAATGACGCCGGTCAGATACTGGGCCTCCCCTCCTCCACCGCGCGAGGAAGCTACCAACGGGCGAAGCAACAACTTCGAGAAGCTCTCGAACCCGGTAACTCAGAGGCCCAGCACTGCCCAGCCACGCTCCCCCACGTGGACCTCAACACCTTTACTGGGAATGAACGCGTGACTGGCATCGACTGA
- a CDS encoding DUF4269 domain-containing protein, with protein MDEPTTSSASALSVAQRTAGTSVVGDAEKKLLDTDYLRDGNPRHRSAALTLDALGLDTITGVQEWALAGTVPLDVDLPESDLDILICAPEPGVVRDALTARFAHKPDFAEWPHGKEAGAWCVSFRSEVYLVEFFIHTTAIREQRAFRHLVVEYILLQRHGSVFQEEIRSLKASGLKTEPAFAEAWVSTETPTSRCWI; from the coding sequence ATGGATGAGCCGACGACGAGCAGCGCAAGTGCCCTCTCTGTCGCCCAACGGACAGCAGGCACCAGCGTGGTGGGTGACGCTGAGAAGAAACTCCTGGACACCGACTATCTTCGGGACGGAAACCCACGACATCGTTCGGCCGCTCTGACTCTGGACGCGTTGGGCCTCGACACGATCACCGGTGTCCAGGAGTGGGCGCTGGCGGGCACTGTTCCGTTGGATGTCGACCTTCCAGAATCGGATCTAGACATCTTGATCTGCGCGCCAGAACCCGGAGTTGTCCGCGATGCTCTCACCGCACGCTTTGCTCACAAGCCGGATTTTGCGGAGTGGCCGCATGGGAAAGAGGCTGGCGCGTGGTGTGTGTCGTTCCGGTCGGAGGTCTACCTGGTTGAGTTCTTCATCCACACCACAGCGATCCGTGAACAGAGAGCATTCCGGCACTTGGTGGTGGAGTACATCCTCCTCCAGCGCCATGGTTCTGTTTTCCAGGAGGAGATCAGGAGCCTCAAAGCCTCTGGACTCAAGACCGAGCCCGCATTCGCTGAAGCTTGGGTCTCGACGGAGACCCCTACCTCGCGCTGCTGGATCTAA
- a CDS encoding NUDIX hydrolase yields the protein MSSLIEYSAGMKKQFTATGYVVNQDHTRMLMIFHKTLECWLPPGGHVDPDEYPADAALREVLEETGVRARHVGAGALDLELDDPTEVQLPTPLAMAAQLIPESPKDVERIHMDAMYLLVADDHADLTALESEVHDVRWFTKNEVLGLSETKEGVRRFAHKQLQDISVDPHG from the coding sequence ATGAGCAGTCTGATCGAGTACTCAGCCGGTATGAAGAAACAGTTCACCGCCACGGGCTATGTTGTGAACCAGGACCACACCCGCATGCTGATGATCTTTCACAAGACCCTGGAGTGCTGGCTCCCCCCAGGCGGGCACGTCGATCCGGACGAATACCCCGCAGATGCTGCCCTCCGAGAAGTGCTCGAAGAGACCGGGGTGCGAGCCAGACATGTTGGGGCGGGTGCTCTGGACTTGGAGCTGGATGACCCGACAGAGGTTCAGCTGCCGACCCCGCTCGCCATGGCGGCACAGCTCATTCCAGAGTCACCGAAGGACGTCGAGCGCATCCACATGGATGCGATGTACCTCCTGGTTGCTGACGATCACGCCGATCTCACGGCACTGGAATCCGAAGTGCACGACGTTCGCTGGTTCACCAAGAACGAGGTCCTGGGTCTGAGCGAAACCAAAGAAGGCGTCCGCAGGTTCGCCCACAAGCAGCTCCAAGACATCTCCGTGGACCCCCATGGATGA